From Macaca fascicularis isolate 582-1 chromosome 14, T2T-MFA8v1.1, a single genomic window includes:
- the LOC107127380 gene encoding LOW QUALITY PROTEIN: olfactory receptor 52R1 (The sequence of the model RefSeq protein was modified relative to this genomic sequence to represent the inferred CDS: inserted 2 bases in 2 codons) has product MVLVSGNSSSHPASFILLGIPGLESFQFWIAFPFCAMYAVAVVGNITLLRVIRIDHTLHKPMYLFLAMLAITDLVLSSSTQPKMLVIFXFHAHEIEYHACFIQVFFIHAFSFMESGVLMAMALDRHVAICFPLQHSSLITPSVMIELGTVVMLRGLLWVSLFCFMVSRMPFCQHQAIPQSYCEHMAVLKLVCADTSINCGYRLFVAFSVAGFDMTVIGMSYMMILRAVLQLPSGEARLKAFSTCASHICVILAFYIPAXLTHRFGHHVPQVVHILFANLYLLVPPMLNPIIYGVRTKQIRDRVTQECCGNVP; this is encoded by the exons ATGGTGCTGGTTTCAGGGAACAGCTCTTCTCATCCTGCGTCCTTCATCCTGCTTGGAATCCCAGGCCTAGAGAGTTTCCAGTTTTGGATTGCCTTTCCGTTCTGTGCCATGTATGCTGTGGCTGTTGTTGGAAATATCACTCTCCTCCGTGTAATCAGAATTGACCACACCCTGCATAAGCCCATGTACCTCTTTCTGGCCATGCTGGCTATCACTGACCTGGTCCTCTCCTCCTCCACCCAACCTAAGATGTTGGTCATAT TGTTTCATGCTCATGAGATTGAGTACCATGCCTGCTTCATCCAGGTGTTCTTCATCCATGCCTTTTCTTTTATGGAGTCTGGGGTGCTCATGGCTATGGCCCTGGATCGCCATGTGGCCATCTGCTTCCCACTCCAACACTCTAGCCTCATAACCCCATCGGTCATGATTGAACTGGGGACTGTTGTGATGCTGAGAGGGCTGCTGTGGGTGAGCCTCTTCTGCTTCATGGTGTCTAGGATGCCCTTCTGCCAACACCAAGCCATTCCCCAGTCATACTGTGAGCACATGGCTGTGCTGAAGTTGGTGTGTGCTGATACAAGCATAAATTGTGGGTATAGACTCTTTGTGGCCTTCTCTGTGGCTGGCTTTGATATGACTGTCATAGGTATGTCATACATGATGATTTTGAGAGCTGTGCTTCAGTTGCCCTCAGGTGAAGCCCGCCTCAAAGCTTTTAGCACATGTGCCTCCCATATCTGTGTCATCTTGGCTTTTTATATCCCAG ACCTCACCCACCGTTTTGGCCATCATGTGCCCCAAGTGGTACATATCCTGTTTGCTAATCTCTATCTACTGGTACCTCCCATGCTCAACCCCATTATTTACGGAGTTAGAACCAAACAGATCAGGGACAGAGTTACCCAAGAATGTTGTGGAAACGTCCCCTGA